A region from the Thermoplasmatales archaeon genome encodes:
- a CDS encoding Bacterial regulatory protein, arsR family, with amino-acid sequence MKSYEDEETFFSALASTRRLEILKCISLGIDNPKEIAEKLNAHRSAIEKHLSILKTAGIIWKVPSLNQKGHLSVRYATRVPISEILEAFQKVKGLL; translated from the coding sequence ATGAAAAGTTATGAAGATGAGGAAACTTTCTTTTCTGCTCTTGCATCCACTAGGAGACTGGAGATACTGAAATGCATTTCCTTGGGTATAGATAATCCAAAAGAGATTGCAGAAAAATTAAATGCACATAGATCCGCAATTGAAAAGCACCTTAGCATCCTCAAGACAGCTGGAATCATATGGAAAGTACCATCACTCAATCAGAAAGGCCATCTCTCGGTTCGATATGCAACAAGAGTACCTATTTCGGAAATTCTTGAGGCTTTTCAAAAGGTAAAAGGCCTGCTCTAG